GCCGTCGTACCGGCTCTTCTACCGCGAGCCCGTCGCGATCGAAAGCGGCAAGGGCGTTTGGCTCAAAGGGATGGATGGCCGTGACTACCTCGACGCCTATAACAACGTCCCGGTCGTCGGGCACAGCCATCCGGCGATCACCGCGGCCGCCACCGCGCAGCTCGCGACGCTCAACACGCACACGCGCTACCTCACCGAGCCGGTCATCGCCTACTCGGAGCGGCTGCTCGCGACGTTCCCGGATGCACTGAATCGCGTCACGTACACGTGCACCGGCAGCGAGGCGGTCGACCTCGCGGTCCGCACCGCGCGTCACGCGACGGGCAACCGGGGCCTCATCATTTCCGAGCACGCCTATCACGGCACGACAGTTGCAGCGGCAGGAATTTCGCCGTCGCTCGGCCCCAACAACCCGCTTGGTGACGATGTGGTGACCATCGCATCCGTCGACACCGCGCGCATCCCGCCCGAGCAGGTCGCGGCAAAGCTCGAGGCGGATGTGCGCAGCGCGATCGAGCAGCTCCAAGAGTCGGGCGCGGGTGTCACCGCGATCATCCTCGACTCGATCCTGTCGAGCGATGGTGTGCAGGTCGAGCCAGCAGGGTTTCTCGCGCCGCTGGTCGATCTCGTGCACGAGGCGGGCGGGCTCTACATTGCCGATGAGGTGCAGCCCGGCTTTGGCCGAACCGGCGAATGGTGGGGCTTCGAACGCCACGCGCTCACGCCTGACCTCGCGGTACTTGGCAAGCCCATGGGCAACGGCATTCCGATCGCCGCGCTCGTCGGTACGGAGGAATCGCAGCGCAAGTTCGGCGAAGACATTCGCTACTTCAATACGTTCGGCGGGAACCCCGTGAGCATCGCGGCGGCGAACGCGGTACTCGATGTGATCGAACAGGAGCAGCTGCGGCAGAACGCTGCCGAGGTCGGGCGGATGCTGCTGACCGGCCTCGAGCGGATCGGCGCCGACGACGACCGGGTACTGCACGTGCGGGGTGCGGGGCTCTTTCTCGCGATGGAGTTTGCGGATGCTGATGGCGCCCCCGACGAGGCGCTCGCGGCTCGGGTCGTGAACGGGATGCGCGACGAGGGCGTGCTGATCAGCGCGTCGGGCCCGGCTGCTGCGGCGCTGAAGATCCGCCCGCCGCTTGTGTTCGACTCCGGCAACGCGGAGCAACTCCTCGAGACGCTGGAGCGGGTGCTGCGGAGCACCCGCTAACGCGCCGAATCTGTTGCCCGGACGCAGACAACGAAGCCGGTGACTGCATCCACCAGACA
This DNA window, taken from Gulosibacter molinativorax, encodes the following:
- a CDS encoding aspartate aminotransferase family protein; this encodes MSTTPSRVHMAMGFDPDEDVDLDPATRALIERRDRVLGPSYRLFYREPVAIESGKGVWLKGMDGRDYLDAYNNVPVVGHSHPAITAAATAQLATLNTHTRYLTEPVIAYSERLLATFPDALNRVTYTCTGSEAVDLAVRTARHATGNRGLIISEHAYHGTTVAAAGISPSLGPNNPLGDDVVTIASVDTARIPPEQVAAKLEADVRSAIEQLQESGAGVTAIILDSILSSDGVQVEPAGFLAPLVDLVHEAGGLYIADEVQPGFGRTGEWWGFERHALTPDLAVLGKPMGNGIPIAALVGTEESQRKFGEDIRYFNTFGGNPVSIAAANAVLDVIEQEQLRQNAAEVGRMLLTGLERIGADDDRVLHVRGAGLFLAMEFADADGAPDEALAARVVNGMRDEGVLISASGPAAAALKIRPPLVFDSGNAEQLLETLERVLRSTR